A window from Podospora bellae-mahoneyi strain CBS 112042 chromosome 1 map unlocalized CBS112042p_1, whole genome shotgun sequence encodes these proteins:
- the RTA3 gene encoding Envelope glycoprotein gp160 (EggNog:ENOG503NWCU; COG:S): protein MSSTANEDNHGPAPEGYDTWEKYCAATTAQFCFDAQPPIEGVWEKIPSLTTNAIFAALFGISFIAFIITYFRSRRQGTFFTVMMCLGLLCEIVGYAGRAASAKNPWDDMGFMIQIVTLTIGPAFLAAGIYTCLAKVVSVYGEESSRLPAGWYTRIFIPCDVVSLVLQASGGGIAAASDDIDLLNMGNNIMIAGLSFQVFILAVFLAVSGEFLLRVRNRKKTYGPDAGFEQAEPAKSIRQGFMFKAIMIALAVSTVAIFWRSCFRVAELSEGWNGPLMAREDLFIAFESVMILIAVVVMNVFNPCMVFGVMMSSKWRKQGGFRKSESTATTSSDEELNVLRQSAQGSRRAAGFGNQRYYQSQGHHNGNQNQNSRYGDV from the exons ATGTCCTCCACTGCCAACGAAGACAACCACGGGCCTGCTCCCGAAGGCTACGACACGTGGGAGAAATACTGCGCCGCCACAACAGCTCAGTTCTGCTTCGACGCCCAACCTCCCATCGAGGGCGTCTGGGAAAagatcccctccctcaccaccaacgccatcttcgccgccctcttcggcatctccttcatcgccttcatcatcacctaCTTCCGCTCCCGCCGCCAGGGCACCTTTTTCACCGTCATGATGTGTCTTGGGCTGCTGTGTGAAATCGTCGGTTACGCCGGGAGAGCCGCATCGGCCAAGAACCCCTGGGACGACATGGGCTTCATGATTCAGATTGTGACTCTGACGATTGGACCGGCGTTTTTGGCTGCGGGTATCTACACTTGCCTGGCCAAGGTGGTGAGCGTCTATGGTGAGGAGAGCAGCAGGTTGCCCGCCGGTTGGTATACCCGCATC TTCATCCCCTGCGACGTCGTCTCTCTTGTCCTCCAAGCCTCGGGAGGTggcatcgccgccgcctcggacgacatcgacctcctcaacatggGCAACAACATCATGATCGCCGGTCTCTCCTTCCAGgtcttcatcctcgccgtcttcctcgccgtgTCGGGCGAGTTCCTCCTCCGGGTCCGCAACCGCAAAAAGACCTACGGACCCGACGCCGGGTTTGAGCAAGCCGAGCCTGCCAAGTCCATCCGTCAGGGGTTCATGTTCAAGGCCATCATGATCGCGCTCGCGGTCAGCACCGTCGCCATCTTCTGGCGGTCGTGCTTCCGTGTCGCGGAGCTGTCCGAGGGCTGGAACGGCCCCCtcatggcgagggaggatcTCTTCATCGCGTTCGAGTCGGTCATGATCCTCAttgccgtggtggtgatgaacgTGTTCAACCCCTGCATGGTGTTCGGTGTCATGATGAGCAGCAAGTGGAGGAAGCAGGGCGGGTTCAGAAAGTCCGAGAGcacggccaccacctccagcgacgaggagctcAACGTCCTCCGGCAGTCCGCTCAGGgctcgaggagggcggcCGGTTTCGGAAACCAGAGGTACTACCAGAGCCAGGGGCATCACAATGGcaaccagaaccagaacAGCCGGTATGGTGATGTTTAA